Within Flavobacteriales bacterium, the genomic segment AATATAAAGGTATGGACTTGATGCCGATTTATAACAAGATAGGAGCCTTCTTGGCTCATCCTTCTATTCGAAAGCTTCTTATTCTTAATCATAAAATCTTCGATTTACAAAAGTTTATTGAAGAAAATAAAACCATTATTCTTCGGATTCCCAAAGGAGAAATAGGAAATGATTCGGCCTTGCTATTGGCTTCTTTGTTTTTAAATGCGGTGCTTTCGGCTGGCTTTTCAAGGTCGAAGATTCCTCTCCATGCACGAAAACCTTTTATATTGTATTTAGATGAATATCCAAATTATGTTCATGGAAACAGTATTGAAGCCATGCTTTCTGAACTTCGAAAATTCAATATGGGAATTGTACTTTCAGCTCAAAGTTTATCGATGTTATCAGTAGATCTTCGAGATATTATTTTGGGAAATGTTGGGAGCTTGATTGTTTTTCGAGTGGGATATAAGGATGCTCAATATTTTGCAAAGGAGTTTCATCCTGTGTTTAAAGCCAGTGATTTTATCAATCTTTCCAATTATGAAATCTATATCAGACTTTTTATTGATGGAAAATCCTCTCGTGGTTTCTCTGCTTGTACTGTTCTATACAGCGATATTTCCCAAAGAATTCAATCCGATTACCCTTTTTAACAAGGTGTCCAAAAGTGTAGTATTGGAATATTTCTCCTTTCTGAGAAACTAAGATTAAACCAGTTCTTTATTACTCGTTTAATCTTTTTTAATTGCTATGCCCAAGACTCCAATTTCCTATTACGGAGGAAAACAAAATATGCTCAAGGAAATCTTGCCAAGAATTCCTGAGCATAAAATCTATACCGAAAGTTTTTTCGGTGGTGGTGCTGTGTTCTTTGCTAAGAAACCCGTTCCATCTGAAACCATTAACGACACCAACAATATGGTGGTTAATTTTTATCAAGTTCTTAAAACGGATTTTAAGGGTTTGGTTACCAAAATTGAATCTACCCTTTTCTCTCGAGCTTCCTATATCGTGGCTCATACAATTTATAGAATGCCGCATTTGTTTGATAAACTACAACAGGCTTGGGCATTCTATATCGCCACCAATATGGGCTTCTCTTGTAAGATAGGATCTTGGGGCTACGATAAGTATGGAAAACGAGTGAAGACATTTCTCAATAAAAAGATGAATTTTTCTTTTGATGTTGCACTTCGTTTAAAACGTGCTCAGATTGAATCAAATGATGCTATCAATGTTATTGAGAGTAGAGATACTTTAGATTCTTTTCACTATGTCGATCCTCCATATATAGATTCTAATCAGGGACATTATGGGGGTTACACAGAGTCAGACTATACCAATCTTTTGGAATGTCTTTCAAAAGTCAAAGGAAAATTCCTTTTGTCTTCCTATCCAAGTGAGATTCTTTCTGAATTTATTAAAAAGAATGGTTGGCATTCCATTTCATTTGGAAAGCCTCTTTCTGCTCAGAAATCTCAAGACGGAAAAAAACGAGATAGAAAGGTTGAAGTTCTTACAGCCAACTATCCACTCGATATATAAACTGAATACCAATCCAAAAACTTAAAAACTATGAACCGATTATTTCGATTTCAATTGATGCGTTTTTTTCTTGAGCAATACCGTTTGGAGCTGGAGGAAAAACAAGAAGAGGCATCGACTCTTGCTAAGAATTTCTTAACCCAAAAAGAAAGTGAAGAGATTATACAATATCTGTATCCCACAAGAACTAAAAAGACGATTTTGAAAGATTCAGAAATTATATTGTTTCTACTACACGATCTGGAAAACCTTCAGGAGCGTTTGGACAATCCAAAACTATCTGAAGTACAGACTTTGTTTTCTCACCTAAGTATCTATGGAAATTATTTGTGCCATAAAGAAATAGCAGATTGGGATGATTATGATTATTCCAATTTCCACAATCAACTTGTAAAAGCAGGTCTGGCTATACGAGCTCATGGTCTCTTTGAGGTATATTCCAAAACAGGAGTTCTTAGAATCATTCGTTGGTTTGACCACCTAAGTACGGCTCAAGAAAAACGCAATGAACTTATCCAGGAGCAAGAATTCACAGAAGAGCAACTGAAAATTTACCAAGAGCTTAGAGCTTTAAGTTGAACCCTCAAAAAAAACTATATCATGAAAAAAAATACCCACCTGCCCCGCAGGATTCATTTACGGTTTGAGCCACCTGAAGAAGAAACTCAAGCGCCAATACTCAACCAAGCTGATAGCTGTTTTGAATATCTCAAAATGATTTGGGATGTAGATACGCTCTATCTTCAAGAAGCCTTTTATATTGTTTTTCTTAAAAGCAATTTACAAGTCATTGGATACCATCAGTTATGTATTGGTGGTTTGGATTATTGTAATCCCGATATGCGTATCGCCTTTGGAATGGCTCTGAAGACAGGAGCTACAGCTATGCTGTTGGCTCATAATCATCCTTCTGGAATTCAAAAAGTTTCTAAAGAAGATAAGAAGCTGACTCAAAAATTCCTTTATATAGGATCATTGCTTGGAATTCGAATTATCGACCATATCATCCTCTGCAGTGAGCAACAGTATGTTTCATTTGAAGATCTTGGATATATGCACCAAGATTCTTGTATAACTCAATAAACCCTTAAACGCTATGAAAGAAAATAGTATGATTGATAGCCTTATTGATGCTATCCAAAGTGATCAAAAACTTCTATCGGAAGTAGAAGTAAACATCTCTAAATCGAAAGAGGAAAAGCGGCGTATTCAAGAACGACTTCGCTTAGGTAAAAATGATATGCTTGTACTCTTGAAATACCTTGATGACTCACAAAAAGAACGAGTGGAGTCTTTAGATTTGAATCTTGATGTTTCTTTTTCAAGGAAAGAGCTCAATGGTGTTGCCAAGACAGCTTTTGAATTGATTCTTGAGCATAAAGATTACAAAATGAGTAATCAGCAGTGGTATGAAGCGTATCTTAAAAGTAAAGGAAAAGATGCTGAGCATATTTCTTATACCGATTTTAATATCAAGTGTCGTTCACTGTTCAATTCTCAGAAACTCATTAGAACAAAAGGAAAAGACCCGAAAAGTTCTAAAGATGATGTGATTTCGCTGAACGGGAGACCGGTAAATTCCAAAACTCCCAAAGAAACGAAAGTTTCTAAGGGATAAGGATTTAAACCCATTTGTAAAAACTTAAAAGTGAATAAGATTTCATAAGAGACTGTCTGTGATTGGACAGTCTTTTTTTGTAATAAAATTACGTCTTCAATCTTTTAGATTCAAATTTACTACAGATGAATGCTTATTAAAGAATGAAAGTTCTTATTGAATTATTCCTTAATAATTTTTAGGACCTCCATGTAATTTCCAGATTTGACTTCCAATAAGTACAAACCAGGAGGTAAACCTTGAAAATCAAACTCTACCGTGTGCTGATTATATTCTATTGCCTCTCTCATCAACCTACCTTGATTTGAAGAGCACGTCATTTCTATAATCGGAAATACCTTTCCCAATTCAATTGTCAAATAATCCTTAACAGGATTTTTGTAGTAAATCAAACCTGTATCAAAGAAATTTTCAACGAACATGGTTTTACAACTTGTTGTAATTGAGCAATGACCTTTAATAATTATTACAGAATAACTCCCATTTTCATTAGGGTAAAATGTTGACCCAGTCTCCTCTATAATGACAGAGCTATCTGCACATGATATCCATTGATAGGAATCAGCGTCTTGAGTAGCTTCTATCTTGTTGTTAGTAATAACAAGAACAGAATCTATTGTTTCAGCATTTATCTCGTAATTATAAATCTCTTTTTCGCACATATTTGAATAAAACACAGTATCAGAATAGAACCCAGACTCAGATAAAACTTGCCCTTTAACACTTAGGAAGGTTTCATTTCCACATAAATATACGGTTGTATCTTTTCTTTTTACATCATATTTCGTAATA encodes:
- a CDS encoding type IV secretory system conjugative DNA transfer family protein, whose protein sequence is MRLPLNPQINYFARTNFRNHHKLFGIKQKDRLFHMALFGKTGAGKTTLLETMIMQDVLYGRGQFIVDVHGDLSRNILSKADEKSKSNIVILDMADPNQPWYFNPLAHVDVERRSLMVSNIIDTFKKLWKAAWGAKMEHILRNILLTLIDQPTSNFADVYRILHQKEFRFECLEHVHSKELLDFWKNEFPKYKGMDLMPIYNKIGAFLAHPSIRKLLILNHKIFDLQKFIEENKTIILRIPKGEIGNDSALLLASLFLNAVLSAGFSRSKIPLHARKPFILYLDEYPNYVHGNSIEAMLSELRKFNMGIVLSAQSLSMLSVDLRDIILGNVGSLIVFRVGYKDAQYFAKEFHPVFKASDFINLSNYEIYIRLFIDGKSSRGFSACTVLYSDISQRIQSDYPF
- a CDS encoding DNA adenine methylase, with the translated sequence MPKTPISYYGGKQNMLKEILPRIPEHKIYTESFFGGGAVFFAKKPVPSETINDTNNMVVNFYQVLKTDFKGLVTKIESTLFSRASYIVAHTIYRMPHLFDKLQQAWAFYIATNMGFSCKIGSWGYDKYGKRVKTFLNKKMNFSFDVALRLKRAQIESNDAINVIESRDTLDSFHYVDPPYIDSNQGHYGGYTESDYTNLLECLSKVKGKFLLSSYPSEILSEFIKKNGWHSISFGKPLSAQKSQDGKKRDRKVEVLTANYPLDI
- a CDS encoding DNA repair protein codes for the protein MKKNTHLPRRIHLRFEPPEEETQAPILNQADSCFEYLKMIWDVDTLYLQEAFYIVFLKSNLQVIGYHQLCIGGLDYCNPDMRIAFGMALKTGATAMLLAHNHPSGIQKVSKEDKKLTQKFLYIGSLLGIRIIDHIILCSEQQYVSFEDLGYMHQDSCITQ